Proteins encoded together in one Nocardioides marinisabuli window:
- a CDS encoding response regulator transcription factor, which produces MNQTHTTPPEARLLVVDDEPNIVELLAASLRFSGFEVRTAPDGRAALEVAREWRPDLVVLDVMMPEMDGFEVVRRLRSEGRTYPVLFLTARDGAESKVQGLTLGGDDYVTKPFSLEEVVARIRAVLRRTTQGAAAAPSTRFRFEDVELDEDSHQVWKDGQEVALSPTEFKLLRYFLQNPGRVLSKAQILDRVWQYDFGGDANVVESYVSYLRRKVDTSEPRLLHTVRGVGYVLRVPSGS; this is translated from the coding sequence GTGAACCAGACGCACACCACCCCGCCCGAGGCCCGGCTCCTGGTCGTCGACGACGAGCCCAACATCGTGGAGCTGCTGGCCGCGAGCCTGCGCTTCTCCGGCTTCGAGGTGCGCACCGCACCCGACGGCCGGGCCGCGCTGGAGGTGGCGCGCGAGTGGCGTCCCGACCTGGTCGTGCTCGACGTGATGATGCCCGAGATGGACGGCTTCGAGGTCGTGCGCCGGCTGCGCTCCGAGGGCCGCACCTACCCGGTGCTCTTCCTCACCGCCCGCGACGGCGCCGAGTCGAAGGTCCAGGGGCTGACCCTGGGCGGTGACGACTACGTGACCAAGCCCTTCAGCCTCGAGGAGGTCGTGGCCCGCATCCGCGCCGTGCTGCGGCGTACGACGCAGGGGGCCGCGGCCGCGCCCTCGACGCGGTTCCGCTTCGAGGACGTCGAGCTCGACGAGGACTCCCACCAGGTGTGGAAGGACGGCCAGGAGGTCGCCCTGTCCCCCACCGAGTTCAAGCTGCTGCGCTACTTCCTGCAGAACCCGGGCCGGGTGCTCAGCAAGGCCCAGATCCTCGACCGGGTCTGGCAGTACGACTTCGGCGGCGACGCCAACGTGGTGGAGTCCTACGTGTCCTACCTGCGTCGCAAGGTCGACACCTCCGAGCCGCGGCTGCTGCACACCGTGCGCGGCGTCGGCTACGTGCTGCGCGTGCCGAGCGGTTCCTGA
- a CDS encoding sensor histidine kinase, with protein sequence MRALARRVPLRRALVATLLLLVTLALVGSGFATHATLRGYLLERVDDQLRGAAPVVAGSGGADETLERRPGPGGRGPLPSAFVVQVVDGSGATVVGPTSNLLDDEPLPDLPDDPEAGPDGTSFTVAAVSGDGQWRVRAVDVTLSDGTQGTLMVAQSLEDVQGILDRLVLLLLVIGGVTVAVLGAVGYLLVRGSLKPLQDVERTAARIAAGDLGERVPHADPRSEVGQLAAALNVMLAQIESAFAEREAGERAARGSERRMRRFVADASHELRTPLTTIRGFAELYRQGAVSDDDGVRRLVGRIEGEAARMGLLVEDLLLLARLDQQRPLAREPVDLLALTTEAVESARAVAPQRPLVLEVGALQGLPVVLGDGPRLRQVLDNLIGNALRHTPADARVTVSVGTRHDPGGEPRVRVEVADEGPGMDPDHAARVFERFYRADESRNRNDGGSGLGLAITSSLVQAHGGSISVDTAPGRGARFRVDLPAEP encoded by the coding sequence GTGCGTGCCCTGGCCCGCCGGGTACCCCTGCGCCGGGCGCTGGTGGCGACCCTGCTGCTGCTGGTGACGCTCGCCCTGGTGGGCTCGGGGTTCGCCACCCACGCGACGCTGCGCGGCTACCTGCTGGAGCGGGTCGACGACCAGCTGCGCGGCGCCGCCCCGGTGGTGGCCGGCTCCGGCGGTGCCGACGAGACGCTGGAGCGCCGCCCGGGCCCCGGGGGTCGTGGACCGCTGCCCAGCGCCTTCGTGGTGCAGGTGGTCGACGGGTCCGGCGCCACCGTGGTCGGGCCCACGAGCAACCTGCTCGACGACGAGCCGCTCCCCGACCTGCCCGACGACCCCGAGGCCGGGCCGGACGGGACGAGCTTCACCGTCGCCGCGGTCAGCGGCGACGGCCAGTGGCGGGTGCGGGCGGTCGACGTCACCCTCTCCGACGGCACGCAGGGCACCCTGATGGTCGCCCAGAGCCTCGAGGACGTGCAGGGCATCCTCGACCGGTTGGTGCTGCTGCTCCTGGTCATCGGCGGCGTGACGGTCGCGGTGCTCGGCGCCGTGGGCTACCTGCTGGTCCGCGGCAGCCTCAAGCCGCTGCAGGACGTCGAGCGCACCGCGGCCAGGATCGCCGCCGGCGACCTGGGTGAGCGGGTGCCGCACGCCGACCCGCGCTCCGAGGTGGGCCAGCTCGCCGCGGCCCTCAACGTCATGCTGGCGCAGATCGAGTCGGCCTTCGCCGAGCGCGAGGCCGGCGAGCGGGCCGCCCGCGGCTCCGAGAGGCGGATGCGGCGCTTCGTGGCCGACGCCAGCCACGAGCTGCGGACCCCGCTGACGACCATCCGGGGCTTCGCCGAGCTCTACCGCCAGGGCGCGGTCAGCGACGACGACGGCGTACGTCGCCTGGTCGGGCGCATCGAGGGCGAGGCGGCCCGGATGGGCCTGCTCGTCGAGGACCTCCTGCTGCTGGCGCGCCTCGACCAGCAGCGCCCGCTGGCGCGCGAACCCGTCGACCTGCTGGCGCTGACCACCGAGGCGGTCGAGAGCGCCCGGGCGGTGGCGCCGCAGCGGCCGCTGGTGCTCGAGGTCGGCGCGCTGCAGGGACTGCCGGTCGTGCTCGGCGACGGCCCGCGGCTGCGGCAGGTGCTCGACAACCTCATCGGCAACGCGCTGCGCCACACCCCCGCCGACGCCCGGGTCACGGTCTCGGTGGGCACCCGTCATGACCCCGGTGGGGAGCCGCGGGTGCGGGTCGAGGTCGCCGACGAGGGGCCCGGCATGGACCCTGACCACGCCGCCCGCGTCTTCGAGCGCTTCTACCGCGCCGACGAGTCCCGCAACCGCAACGACGGCGGCAGCGGGCTGGGCCTGGCCATCACCAGCTCGCTGGTCCAGGCGCACGGCGGCAGCATCAGCGTCGACACCGCCCCGGGCCGCGGCGCCAGGTTCCGGGTCGACCTGCCCGCCGAGCCGTGA
- a CDS encoding class I SAM-dependent methyltransferase, with amino-acid sequence MIDTYRVSTALTGLKRLATLPAQDKQACIDAYRFFQRMQAGEETATEDETRAVAAYYKVLNNLLSVFDLEKLYIPPMLDARKGLYDNQVLTEKALLEDLALADPTGSHLLDMGCGRGRIAHHLATLTGGRVSGYNIDPDQVQNAVDWAARSRMSDRLHFQVGNHHDPLDYPSESFDGCYSFQAVWPFFKKEELDSHAAEMHRVLKPGARYACSEYLLTPFFDWDDEEHVALHRLYLPTLAATQSMYPADVCAALERAGFRVLVSAPSRSEAWPLCEQKRDLILHGRRLVRVLEKARIAPSWIEESLELLQRGGEAWTLAERAKIADLNWRIVAEKVA; translated from the coding sequence ATGATCGACACCTACCGCGTCTCCACCGCCCTCACGGGCCTCAAGCGCCTGGCGACGCTGCCCGCGCAGGACAAGCAGGCCTGCATCGACGCCTACCGGTTCTTCCAACGGATGCAGGCCGGTGAGGAGACCGCGACCGAGGACGAGACCCGGGCGGTGGCCGCCTACTACAAGGTGCTCAACAACCTGCTGTCGGTCTTCGACCTCGAGAAGCTCTACATCCCGCCGATGCTGGACGCCCGCAAGGGCCTCTACGACAACCAGGTGCTCACCGAGAAGGCGTTGCTCGAGGACCTCGCGCTGGCCGACCCGACCGGCTCGCACCTGCTCGACATGGGGTGCGGCCGCGGCCGGATCGCCCACCACCTCGCGACCCTGACCGGCGGGCGGGTCTCCGGCTACAACATCGACCCCGACCAGGTGCAGAACGCCGTCGATTGGGCGGCGCGGAGTCGGATGAGCGACCGGCTGCACTTCCAGGTCGGCAACCACCACGACCCGCTCGACTACCCCTCGGAGTCGTTCGACGGGTGCTACTCGTTCCAGGCCGTGTGGCCCTTCTTCAAGAAGGAGGAGCTCGACTCGCACGCCGCCGAGATGCACCGCGTGCTCAAGCCCGGGGCCCGCTACGCCTGCTCGGAGTACCTCCTCACCCCCTTCTTCGACTGGGACGACGAGGAGCACGTCGCGCTGCACCGGCTCTACCTGCCGACCCTGGCAGCCACGCAGTCGATGTACCCCGCCGACGTGTGCGCGGCGCTCGAGCGCGCCGGATTCCGAGTCCTCGTGTCTGCTCCCTCGCGGAGCGAGGCGTGGCCGCTGTGCGAGCAGAAGCGGGACCTGATCCTGCACGGGCGCCGTCTGGTGCGGGTGCTCGAGAAGGCCCGGATCGCTCCCTCCTGGATAGAGGAGTCCCTGGAGCTGCTGCAACGGGGTGGAGAGGCCTGGACGCTGGCCGAGCGCGCCAAGATCGCCGACCTGAACTGGCGGATCGTGGCAGAGAAGGTCGCCTAG
- a CDS encoding TetR/AcrR family transcriptional regulator has protein sequence MGHHGWKGDPPPTEALARARILEGARRCLERTGAAKTTLSDVAQEVGVTRQTVYRYFPGLADLLQAVAEAGAAAFVERMRAQVAAIPTPAEVVCEAIAFCVEELPREPHIAPLLDADDRALFGHGVTSGTGVDLAGSFLRDLDIDWTLAGVADRELDELAELMLRLIGSLLQHPPGSPRSPDDVRRFVRRWLGPALIPGLDR, from the coding sequence ATGGGACACCACGGCTGGAAGGGCGATCCGCCGCCCACCGAAGCGCTCGCACGCGCCCGCATCCTCGAGGGGGCTCGGCGCTGCCTCGAGCGCACCGGGGCCGCCAAGACCACCCTGTCCGACGTCGCCCAGGAGGTCGGCGTCACCCGACAGACGGTCTACCGCTACTTCCCCGGACTGGCCGACCTCCTGCAGGCCGTCGCCGAGGCCGGCGCCGCGGCGTTCGTCGAGCGGATGCGGGCACAGGTGGCCGCGATCCCCACGCCCGCCGAGGTGGTCTGCGAGGCGATCGCCTTCTGCGTCGAGGAGCTGCCGCGCGAGCCGCACATCGCCCCCCTGCTCGACGCCGACGACCGAGCCCTCTTCGGCCACGGCGTCACGTCGGGCACCGGGGTCGACCTCGCCGGCTCGTTCCTGCGCGACCTGGACATCGACTGGACCCTCGCCGGCGTCGCCGACCGGGAGCTCGACGAGCTGGCTGAGCTCATGCTGCGCCTGATCGGCTCCCTGCTGCAGCACCCGCCCGGCAGCCCCCGCTCACCCGACGACGTACGCCGCTTCGTGCGCCGCTGGCTGGGCCCCGCCCTGATACCCGGTCTGGACCGTTGA
- a CDS encoding SDR family NAD(P)-dependent oxidoreductase, with translation MSTPGAAPVALVVGGASGLGAASAAALGAAGHHVVTGDLAGTGADLAVDVTDEDAVAAAVDAVVAEHGGLDVVVNSAGVSTLMRVVDHDASEFRRVLDVNLTGGLLVLKHAARVMTAAGRGGAVVSIASLNARQPGTGMAAYCSAKAGLAMLTQVAALELGPSGIRVNAVSPGLVVTPLTAPAMDIAGVRDDYVENTPLGRAGTPEEVAEAVVYLATARWLTGEVLDLNGGAHLQRYPDLVGHVTRAFG, from the coding sequence ATGAGCACGCCCGGCGCGGCGCCGGTCGCCCTGGTCGTCGGCGGTGCCTCGGGCCTCGGTGCCGCGTCCGCCGCCGCGCTGGGGGCGGCCGGTCACCACGTCGTCACCGGCGACCTGGCCGGCACGGGCGCCGACCTCGCCGTCGACGTCACCGACGAGGACGCCGTCGCGGCAGCGGTCGACGCCGTCGTCGCCGAGCACGGTGGGCTGGACGTGGTGGTCAACTCCGCCGGTGTCAGCACCCTGATGCGGGTCGTCGACCACGACGCTTCGGAGTTCCGCCGGGTGCTCGACGTCAACCTCACCGGTGGGCTGCTGGTGCTCAAGCACGCGGCGCGGGTGATGACGGCGGCCGGGCGCGGCGGCGCGGTGGTCTCGATCGCCTCGCTGAACGCCCGCCAGCCGGGCACCGGCATGGCGGCGTACTGCTCGGCGAAGGCCGGCCTCGCGATGCTCACCCAGGTCGCCGCGCTGGAGCTCGGCCCCAGCGGCATCCGGGTCAACGCCGTCTCGCCCGGCCTGGTCGTCACCCCGCTCACCGCGCCCGCGATGGACATCGCGGGGGTGCGTGACGACTACGTCGAGAACACCCCGCTGGGTCGCGCCGGCACGCCCGAGGAGGTCGCCGAGGCCGTGGTCTACCTGGCCACGGCTCGCTGGCTGACCGGCGAGGTGCTCGACCTCAACGGCGGCGCCCACCTGCAGCGCTACCCCGACCTCGTCGGGCACGTCACCCGGGCGTTCGGCTGA
- a CDS encoding lysoplasmalogenase — protein sequence MDLARSRTTARRLRAAYVVVAAADTLLAGTGGERAHRARLLSKPLLMPLLAASLATDPRAATSPLRTTTLVAEAGGWGGDVLLLGEGPGRFMAGAGSFAVGHAAYIRGFRDRSRARCGAAPVALAALWVVTTPPLALAAARQDRRLGASVAAYSAVLSSMVAAATRVDGSLGPAARRSTVAGAGLFLFSDAIIGLRELLLEESPRRLESAVMLTYAAAQLLLADGAARAGAPALVPAVSRTPG from the coding sequence ATGGACCTCGCTCGCAGCCGCACCACGGCGCGCCGGCTCCGGGCGGCGTACGTCGTCGTGGCCGCGGCCGACACCCTGCTCGCCGGGACCGGGGGCGAGCGGGCGCACCGGGCGCGGCTGCTCAGCAAGCCGCTGCTGATGCCGCTGCTGGCCGCGTCGCTGGCCACCGACCCGCGAGCGGCCACGTCGCCGCTGCGCACCACGACCCTCGTCGCGGAGGCGGGCGGCTGGGGCGGCGACGTGCTGCTGCTGGGGGAGGGCCCCGGGCGGTTCATGGCCGGGGCTGGCTCGTTCGCGGTGGGCCACGCGGCGTACATCCGCGGCTTCCGAGATCGGAGCCGGGCGCGTTGCGGTGCCGCCCCCGTGGCGCTCGCGGCGCTGTGGGTGGTCACGACCCCACCCCTGGCACTCGCCGCGGCGCGGCAGGACCGGCGCCTGGGCGCGAGCGTGGCGGCCTACTCGGCGGTGCTCTCCTCGATGGTCGCCGCCGCGACGCGGGTGGACGGCTCCCTCGGCCCCGCGGCGCGGCGCAGCACCGTCGCGGGCGCCGGCCTCTTCCTGTTCTCCGACGCGATCATCGGCCTGCGCGAGCTCCTCCTGGAGGAGTCGCCGCGACGCCTCGAGTCGGCAGTGATGCTCACCTACGCGGCGGCGCAGCTCCTGCTCGCCGACGGCGCCGCCCGGGCCGGGGCCCCGGCGCTGGTGCCGGCGGTCAGCCGAACGCCCGGGTGA
- a CDS encoding CDP-glycerol glycerophosphotransferase family protein translates to MNDVHVIAYFADDPTRTYQLVQWLDVLALLDQQHPVAVVVRDSGSADLLRRRTGLPVLLAVEFPELTALYEELDAKVVLYCNNSMLNFQSLLDGRRLHVHINHGESDKQSMASNNAKAYDRVFVAGEAAVQRHVSGLLELDTRKLVRTGRPQLDLRPAPLLAPSTRRTVLYAPTWEGDADYNDYTSLDVLGTRIVEQVLGVPDVRLVYKPHPKIVTSTTPAVREAHLEVLRLVAEAGERDPEAGHAQVLRGDILAVIPDCDAMVTDVSSVGLDWLYLRTERPIFLTDPHGDGERLRREVPVSRCADVVDDATVDGLGALLTTRLERDEHHLARMAMRHHYFDDLQVGESTRRFLESVSALVVRRDLLVGEAPVGDLGADVIA, encoded by the coding sequence GTGAACGACGTGCACGTCATCGCCTACTTCGCCGATGACCCGACCCGGACCTACCAGCTCGTGCAGTGGCTCGACGTGCTGGCGCTGCTGGACCAGCAGCACCCGGTCGCCGTCGTGGTGCGCGACTCCGGCTCGGCCGACCTGCTGCGCCGGCGCACCGGCCTGCCGGTGCTGCTCGCCGTGGAGTTCCCCGAGCTGACCGCGCTGTACGAGGAGCTCGACGCCAAGGTGGTGCTCTACTGCAACAACTCGATGCTCAACTTCCAGTCGCTGCTCGACGGTCGCCGCCTGCACGTGCACATCAACCACGGGGAGAGCGACAAGCAGTCGATGGCCAGCAACAACGCCAAGGCCTACGACCGGGTCTTCGTGGCCGGTGAGGCGGCGGTGCAGCGCCACGTGAGCGGCCTGCTCGAGCTGGACACCCGCAAGCTGGTGCGCACCGGGCGGCCCCAGCTCGACCTGCGCCCGGCTCCGCTGCTGGCGCCGAGCACCCGGCGCACGGTGCTCTACGCCCCCACCTGGGAGGGCGACGCCGACTACAACGACTACACCTCCCTCGACGTGCTGGGCACGCGCATCGTCGAGCAGGTCCTCGGCGTCCCCGACGTGCGGCTGGTCTACAAGCCGCACCCCAAGATCGTCACCAGCACGACCCCGGCGGTGCGCGAGGCGCACCTGGAGGTGCTGCGACTGGTGGCCGAGGCCGGCGAGCGCGACCCGGAGGCCGGGCACGCCCAGGTCCTGCGCGGCGACATCCTGGCCGTCATCCCCGACTGCGACGCGATGGTCACCGACGTCTCCTCCGTGGGCCTCGACTGGCTCTACCTGCGCACCGAGCGGCCGATCTTCCTCACCGACCCGCACGGCGACGGTGAGCGGCTGCGGCGCGAGGTGCCGGTGAGCCGGTGCGCCGACGTGGTCGACGACGCGACGGTCGACGGGCTCGGCGCCCTGCTCACCACCCGTCTCGAGCGCGACGAGCACCACCTGGCGCGGATGGCGATGCGCCACCACTACTTCGACGACCTCCAGGTCGGCGAGAGCACGCGGCGCTTCCTGGAGTCGGTCTCCGCGCTGGTCGTGCGGCGCGACCTGCTGGTGGGTGAGGCACCCGTCGGCGACCTGGGCGCCGACGTCATCGCCTGA